A region of Nostoc sp. 'Peltigera membranacea cyanobiont' N6 DNA encodes the following proteins:
- the hemC gene encoding hydroxymethylbilane synthase, whose product MTSVVSSPPRTIRIGSRKSQLALVQTYWVQEQLQKSFPDITFEVHTMSTQGDKILDVALAKIGDKGLFTKELEVGMLNQEIDFAVHSLKDLPTHLPEGLTLAAITERENPADALVVHEKHKDKQIDTLPEGAVIGTSSLRRLAQLRHHFPHFTFKDVRGNLITRLAKLDAGEYDALILAAAGLERLGMGDRVHQILPKEISLHAVGQGALGIECRADDSEVLSLLKAIEHPETRDRCLAERSFLRSLEGGCQVPIGVNTEISGENLTLTGIVASVDGQKFVKDTVTGIANNAEALGIELAELLRQQGAQEILSEIFAVIQRGS is encoded by the coding sequence ATGACTTCAGTAGTTTCTAGTCCCCCACGCACTATTCGGATCGGCTCGCGCAAAAGCCAACTTGCTCTGGTTCAAACCTACTGGGTACAAGAGCAACTCCAGAAAAGCTTTCCTGATATCACTTTTGAAGTCCACACCATGTCTACCCAAGGCGATAAAATCTTGGATGTAGCATTAGCTAAGATTGGCGATAAAGGACTTTTTACTAAAGAACTTGAAGTTGGAATGCTCAATCAGGAGATTGACTTTGCGGTTCATTCTCTCAAGGATCTGCCGACTCACTTACCAGAAGGGTTAACGTTAGCAGCAATCACTGAACGGGAAAACCCAGCCGATGCATTAGTGGTGCATGAAAAGCATAAAGATAAACAAATCGATACGTTACCAGAAGGTGCGGTAATTGGTACATCTTCGCTAAGACGTTTAGCACAGTTACGCCATCACTTTCCTCACTTTACATTTAAGGATGTGCGGGGAAACTTAATTACACGGTTGGCAAAACTGGATGCAGGCGAATACGATGCCTTAATTTTGGCAGCCGCAGGATTGGAAAGATTGGGAATGGGCGATCGCGTTCATCAAATCTTACCCAAAGAAATCTCCCTTCACGCGGTTGGACAAGGAGCTTTGGGGATAGAATGTCGTGCTGATGATAGTGAAGTGCTATCTCTACTCAAAGCAATTGAACATCCCGAAACACGCGATCGCTGTCTCGCCGAGCGCTCTTTTTTACGGTCTTTAGAGGGCGGCTGTCAAGTACCTATTGGTGTAAATACAGAAATATCTGGAGAAAATTTAACCTTGACAGGGATAGTCGCCAGTGTAGATGGTCAAAAGTTCGTCAAAGATACCGTCACAGGGATTGCTAACAACGCCGAAGCACTAGGCATAGAACTAGCAGAACTGTTGCGACAACAGGGAGCGCAAGAAATTTTATCAGAAATTTTTGCGGTGATTCAGCGCGGTTCCTAA
- the glgA gene encoding glycogen synthase GlgA, with protein MRILFVAAEAAPVAKVGGMGDVVGALPKVLREMGHDVRIFLPYYGFLPDKMEIPQEPIWWGDAMFQHFAVYESVLPGTDVPLYLFGHPSFMPRRIYSGDDEDWRFTLFANGAAEFAWNYWKPDIIHCHDWHTGMIPVWMHQDPDITTVFTIHNLAYQGPWRWYLEKITWCPWYMQGHNVMAAAVQFANKVNTVSPTYAEQIKTPTYGETLEGLLSFISGKLSGIINGIDTEVYNPENDKYIEQTFTADTLEKRKANKIALQQELGLEVNSKAFFIGIVTRLVEQKGIDLILQILDRFLSYTDAQLVLLGTGDRYYETQMWELASRFPGRMATYLLYNDALSRRIYAGTDAFLMPSRFEPCGISQMMSLRYGSVPIVRRTGGLVDTVSHYDPENAAGTGYCFDRYEPLDLFTCMIRAWEGFRFKPQWQELQKRGMSEDFSWHQSAKEYVKLYRSIFGLPEEEETPQPEVVLNEAVTNSKS; from the coding sequence ATGCGGATTCTATTTGTTGCAGCAGAAGCAGCGCCCGTTGCGAAAGTAGGAGGAATGGGTGATGTTGTCGGGGCATTACCCAAAGTCCTGAGAGAAATGGGGCATGATGTGCGGATATTCTTGCCTTACTACGGCTTCCTGCCAGACAAAATGGAAATTCCCCAAGAACCCATCTGGTGGGGAGATGCCATGTTCCAGCACTTTGCAGTATATGAAAGTGTTCTGCCTGGTACTGATGTTCCCTTGTACTTATTTGGACATCCGTCCTTCATGCCGCGCCGCATCTATTCTGGAGATGATGAAGATTGGCGGTTCACATTGTTTGCTAATGGTGCAGCCGAGTTTGCCTGGAATTACTGGAAGCCAGATATTATCCATTGTCACGATTGGCATACAGGGATGATTCCGGTATGGATGCACCAAGATCCTGATATCACCACAGTGTTTACCATCCATAACCTGGCTTATCAAGGGCCGTGGCGTTGGTATTTAGAGAAAATTACTTGGTGTCCCTGGTATATGCAAGGACACAACGTAATGGCGGCGGCTGTACAATTTGCCAACAAGGTAAATACAGTTTCGCCCACTTATGCCGAGCAAATCAAGACACCTACTTACGGTGAAACATTAGAAGGTTTGCTGTCTTTTATTAGCGGTAAATTATCTGGGATTATCAACGGTATTGATACTGAGGTATATAATCCCGAAAATGACAAATACATTGAGCAAACTTTTACTGCTGATACTTTAGAAAAACGTAAAGCCAATAAAATTGCTTTACAACAAGAATTAGGATTAGAAGTTAATTCCAAAGCCTTTTTTATTGGGATTGTAACCCGATTAGTGGAACAAAAGGGCATTGATTTGATATTACAAATCCTCGATCGCTTCCTCTCTTATACAGATGCACAGCTGGTTTTGCTGGGGACAGGCGATCGCTACTATGAAACTCAGATGTGGGAATTAGCATCCCGCTTTCCTGGACGCATGGCAACTTATCTACTGTATAACGATGCCCTGTCTCGCCGCATTTACGCTGGTACTGATGCTTTCTTAATGCCTAGTCGTTTTGAACCATGCGGTATTAGTCAAATGATGTCTTTACGCTACGGTTCTGTCCCTATTGTGCGCCGCACAGGTGGATTAGTTGACACCGTAAGCCATTATGACCCGGAAAATGCCGCAGGTACCGGTTATTGCTTTGACCGCTATGAACCGCTAGACCTTTTTACCTGTATGATCCGGGCTTGGGAAGGCTTCCGTTTCAAACCGCAATGGCAAGAACTGCAAAAACGCGGTATGAGTGAAGATTTTAGTTGGCATCAATCGGCCAAAGAGTACGTGAAGTTGTACAGGTCTATTTTCGGTTTGCCAGAAGAAGAAGAGACACCACAACCAGAGGTAGTGTTAAACGAAGCAGTCACCAATAGCAAGTCCTAA
- a CDS encoding HEAT repeat domain-containing protein → MDKRFFKMFGLTEDQAIAIIDTPLEQLEDASDKYIAVSHLINFPTEQSIAALVRAIETSNPDELDHRIVRRKAVESLGRLQAESALPVIRQCLKDDDIYTVENTVWAIGEIGTKDPEILEEVAQLLDKPGQIYRVIIHTLANADYQSSLERVNKFTQVDDEPTRSAAIATVCRFTGDYSQITEVMALLQSTSVNARRGCIQDLIDARYYKAIPEIARCPVSLVFRLRGLRMLLDAGVPSGEITFTEIQPYLEQVLYDRPNDLDLVHEYDATPVLDFVINELYETDFGRCYLATKTLLDIYAEEASQALLTTYGDKAYNDYGAHYHVMKLFGWLKYAPAYDLLIENLHNREPQFQKSRAACAIALGELGDSRAIHELKICLNTPIWDLKYACLLALDRLGDSSGREICASDRDWLIRAKATSIQ, encoded by the coding sequence ATGGATAAACGTTTTTTTAAAATGTTTGGGCTAACAGAAGATCAAGCGATCGCAATTATCGATACACCATTAGAACAACTCGAAGACGCTTCTGATAAGTATATTGCTGTTTCCCATCTAATTAACTTCCCCACTGAGCAATCGATCGCAGCTTTGGTACGGGCGATTGAAACCAGTAACCCTGATGAGTTAGACCATCGCATTGTCCGCCGCAAGGCTGTGGAAAGTCTGGGGCGATTGCAAGCTGAATCAGCTTTACCTGTAATTCGGCAATGCCTTAAAGATGATGATATTTATACTGTTGAAAATACCGTGTGGGCGATCGGGGAAATTGGGACTAAAGATCCAGAAATTCTTGAAGAAGTAGCGCAACTACTCGATAAACCAGGTCAAATTTATCGAGTAATTATTCACACCTTAGCTAATGCTGATTATCAGTCGTCTTTAGAACGGGTAAATAAATTTACTCAAGTGGATGATGAACCTACGCGTAGTGCGGCGATCGCTACGGTTTGTCGTTTTACCGGTGACTACTCTCAAATCACTGAAGTGATGGCGCTGTTGCAAAGTACCAGCGTCAATGCACGGCGCGGTTGTATTCAAGACTTGATTGATGCACGCTACTACAAAGCCATCCCAGAAATTGCTCGTTGTCCTGTCTCTCTGGTGTTTAGGTTGCGAGGTTTGCGGATGCTTTTAGATGCAGGCGTTCCCAGTGGTGAAATTACCTTTACAGAAATTCAACCTTACTTAGAACAAGTACTTTACGATCGTCCCAACGACCTCGATCTAGTCCATGAGTATGACGCAACCCCTGTATTAGATTTTGTGATTAACGAACTCTACGAAACCGATTTTGGCCGCTGCTATTTAGCAACAAAAACCTTATTAGATATCTATGCAGAAGAAGCATCCCAAGCGCTCCTAACAACTTATGGGGACAAAGCATATAACGATTATGGCGCTCATTATCATGTGATGAAACTTTTCGGCTGGCTAAAATACGCTCCCGCTTACGATTTGTTAATAGAAAACCTACACAACCGCGAACCCCAGTTTCAGAAATCTCGCGCAGCGTGTGCGATCGCTCTTGGTGAATTGGGTGATTCGCGAGCAATTCATGAACTCAAGATTTGTCTCAATACGCCGATTTGGGATTTGAAATATGCTTGTTTATTAGCACTAGACCGCTTAGGCGACTCATCCGGTCGGGAAATTTGCGCTAGCGATCGCGATTGGTTAATTAGGGCGAAAGCGACGAGTATTCAATAG
- a CDS encoding DUF1838 family protein yields MNNYLDDYEFNNLDFYRKNHGLQLYYNWSGEILWQETPDKEKEKLFSIIGMNATKVFLKTDPEHGEVGYRINRELGLFCHPDTQEILHFWKSPTASQPVPVVHIANRIVQGSVKPKKFVIPKGKGYITSVMEIPLEYPHPLAGDSKYLDYCPGEKFKGVEYFISNTCRPDATDVPPAKWARDCPWMPWMKLGYAHPAKLRFETTIFRVDSFEQLHPSLVTLVREKVPIYEFTPPESDEPNITSIQYFKKNFESYLRGDTFPLEETS; encoded by the coding sequence ATGAATAATTATTTAGATGACTACGAATTTAATAACCTCGATTTTTACAGAAAAAATCATGGGTTACAGCTTTATTACAATTGGTCTGGGGAAATTTTATGGCAAGAAACACCAGACAAGGAAAAAGAAAAATTGTTTTCTATTATTGGGATGAATGCTACCAAAGTATTTCTCAAAACCGATCCTGAACACGGCGAAGTCGGGTATCGCATCAATAGAGAATTGGGTTTATTTTGTCACCCTGACACCCAAGAGATTCTGCACTTTTGGAAATCACCAACAGCAAGTCAACCAGTACCAGTAGTTCACATTGCTAACCGCATTGTCCAAGGGTCAGTCAAACCAAAGAAATTTGTTATACCCAAAGGCAAGGGATATATTACCTCTGTTATGGAAATTCCTTTAGAATACCCGCATCCCTTAGCAGGAGATAGTAAATATTTAGATTATTGCCCTGGAGAAAAGTTTAAGGGAGTTGAGTACTTTATATCAAATACTTGCCGCCCCGATGCAACTGATGTTCCTCCTGCAAAGTGGGCGAGAGACTGTCCTTGGATGCCCTGGATGAAATTAGGATATGCTCATCCAGCTAAATTAAGATTTGAAACAACAATATTTAGAGTAGATTCTTTTGAGCAGCTTCATCCTAGCTTGGTCACGTTGGTAAGAGAAAAAGTACCAATTTATGAGTTCACGCCACCAGAAAGTGATGAGCCGAATATAACAAGTATTCAATACTTTAAGAAAAATTTTGAATCTTACTTACGAGGAGATACTTTCCCACTAGAGGAAACATCTTAA
- a CDS encoding HEAT repeat domain-containing protein, protein MLNSKTQSGEDSLNLSQAETDAILAAVNEQLGLNSFNPDDQQLLKQMIESMGDSRGMIRLSFAEALGKVGKPATPLLMEAVANHPNPVVRRASAKTLTLIADPIAVPTLVNALLNDEDTVVKTSAVGGLAKIGEAAVPALLQILASTEYPESAKGHAVWALGFIGAEAKEHLYREINSDSADVRAAVVGAIAKIAEEGTEEGAFQILVNALTDSSPMVRCEAASALGSLAYQPAIPNLVELLHHPDWETRKAAALALMKIGDRTALEPLQAALTDEEEVGVKAVIELAISQIEKQSEEDSW, encoded by the coding sequence ATGCTCAACTCCAAAACTCAATCCGGGGAGGATTCGTTAAATCTCTCTCAGGCAGAAACTGATGCAATACTAGCAGCAGTCAATGAGCAATTAGGCTTAAACTCCTTCAACCCTGACGATCAACAGCTACTCAAGCAGATGATTGAGAGTATGGGAGACTCACGAGGGATGATTCGGTTGAGTTTTGCAGAGGCGTTGGGTAAAGTTGGGAAACCGGCAACCCCTTTGTTGATGGAAGCTGTAGCAAATCACCCAAACCCAGTTGTCCGCAGAGCCAGCGCCAAAACCCTGACACTCATTGCCGATCCGATCGCAGTTCCCACCTTGGTTAATGCCCTCTTAAATGATGAAGATACGGTGGTTAAAACCTCGGCGGTGGGAGGACTTGCCAAAATCGGTGAGGCAGCTGTGCCAGCATTGCTGCAAATCTTAGCGTCAACCGAGTATCCAGAAAGTGCCAAAGGACATGCGGTATGGGCGCTGGGATTTATTGGGGCAGAAGCGAAGGAGCATTTATATCGAGAAATTAACTCAGACTCGGCTGATGTTCGGGCTGCGGTGGTAGGTGCGATCGCTAAAATCGCTGAAGAAGGCACTGAAGAGGGAGCATTTCAAATCCTCGTAAACGCCCTCACGGATTCATCCCCAATGGTGCGGTGTGAAGCGGCATCTGCTTTGGGCAGCCTAGCTTATCAACCAGCGATTCCGAATCTGGTGGAGTTACTGCATCATCCCGATTGGGAAACCCGAAAAGCGGCGGCTCTGGCATTGATGAAAATTGGCGATCGCACTGCCTTAGAACCCCTGCAAGCCGCACTAACCGATGAAGAGGAAGTAGGAGTTAAGGCAGTGATTGAGTTAGCGATTTCTCAAATTGAGAAACAGTCAGAAGAAGATTCTTGGTAA
- a CDS encoding HEAT repeat domain-containing protein — MTIDSLFEQLKHPNPNLRERAMWELAEVRDENTIPRLMGILDEEDVTYRRAAVKALGAIGVDAVPPLVESLVNSENATIRGSCAKALAQIAANHPDVPFPDEGLQGLKTALNDPNAVVYIASVMALGEIGSPAFEILAEALKTIDNVAVAVAIVNAFGSMGDIRGVEVLTALTNDESVDPYIRESAVSALPRLDQVIKYKR; from the coding sequence ATGACAATAGATTCTCTATTTGAACAGTTGAAACACCCCAACCCCAATCTGCGGGAACGAGCTATGTGGGAACTGGCTGAGGTTCGGGATGAAAATACCATTCCTCGCCTGATGGGTATTTTGGATGAAGAAGATGTGACTTACCGTCGAGCTGCTGTCAAGGCACTGGGTGCTATTGGTGTAGATGCTGTCCCGCCACTGGTAGAGTCATTAGTAAATAGCGAGAATGCAACTATTCGGGGTAGTTGTGCTAAGGCTCTGGCACAGATTGCTGCTAACCATCCAGATGTTCCTTTTCCAGATGAAGGCTTACAGGGATTGAAAACAGCGCTCAACGATCCAAATGCCGTTGTCTATATTGCATCAGTAATGGCGCTAGGTGAAATTGGTTCTCCTGCCTTTGAGATTTTAGCTGAAGCTTTAAAAACAATAGATAATGTTGCAGTGGCTGTGGCGATCGTCAATGCATTCGGTTCGATGGGTGATATCCGAGGTGTGGAAGTGCTGACGGCATTGACAAATGATGAATCTGTTGATCCATACATTCGTGAATCAGCAGTGAGTGCTTTGCCCCGATTAGATCAGGTGATTAAATATAAAAGATAA
- a CDS encoding bleomycin hydrolase: protein MKSVITTVIGSADAAGRFPTTSDLESVQGSIQRATARLEAAEKLATGIDNVAKEAYDAAFKKYPYLTQEGEAGATQVKKDKCLRDIKHYLRLINYSLVVGGTGPLDEWGIAGAREVYRSLGLPTAPYVTALTYTRDRACSPRDLSPQALVEFRALLDYVINSLS, encoded by the coding sequence ATGAAATCAGTTATCACTACGGTTATTGGCTCTGCTGATGCAGCAGGTCGTTTTCCAACCACCTCCGATCTAGAATCCGTTCAAGGTAGCATTCAACGTGCCACTGCTCGTCTAGAAGCTGCTGAAAAGCTAGCTACTGGTATCGATAACGTAGCGAAGGAAGCTTATGATGCTGCCTTCAAGAAATATCCTTACCTCACCCAAGAAGGCGAAGCTGGCGCTACCCAAGTCAAGAAAGACAAGTGCCTCCGCGACATCAAGCACTACCTACGCTTGATCAACTACAGCTTAGTTGTGGGCGGTACTGGCCCTCTAGATGAGTGGGGTATTGCAGGTGCTCGTGAAGTTTATCGCTCTTTGGGTCTGCCCACAGCTCCTTACGTTACCGCGTTGACTTACACTCGCGATCGCGCTTGCTCTCCTCGTGACTTGTCTCCTCAAGCGTTGGTTGAGTTCCGCGCTCTTCTCGACTACGTAATCAACTCCCTTTCATAG
- a CDS encoding bleomycin hydrolase yields the protein MVLDAFSRAVIAADAKTAPIGGNDLAALKSFISEGNKRLDAVNAIASNASCAVSDAIAGIACENTGLLQAGGNLYPTRRMAACLRDAEIVLRYVTYALLAGDSSVLDDRALNGLKETYTALGVPTGSSVRAFQILKAISVAHITNTNTEANAGKRFRKLDTPQGDCSALAAEAASYFDRVISALS from the coding sequence ATGGTTCTTGATGCTTTTTCTAGAGCTGTAATTGCGGCTGATGCCAAAACCGCTCCTATCGGTGGTAATGACTTGGCAGCCCTTAAGTCTTTCATTTCTGAAGGCAACAAGCGCCTTGATGCAGTGAATGCGATCGCCAGCAACGCTAGCTGTGCGGTTTCTGATGCGATCGCTGGGATTGCTTGTGAAAACACAGGTTTGCTTCAAGCTGGTGGTAACTTATACCCCACTCGCCGCATGGCTGCTTGCCTACGTGATGCTGAAATCGTTCTGCGCTACGTAACTTATGCACTATTGGCTGGTGATTCTTCCGTATTAGACGATCGCGCTTTGAACGGTCTGAAAGAAACCTACACAGCTTTGGGCGTACCAACCGGATCGTCTGTACGCGCTTTCCAAATCTTGAAGGCTATCAGCGTCGCTCACATCACAAACACCAACACTGAAGCTAACGCTGGCAAGAGATTCCGTAAATTGGACACTCCTCAAGGCGACTGCTCTGCTCTAGCTGCTGAAGCTGCTAGCTACTTCGATCGCGTTATTTCTGCTCTGAGCTAA
- a CDS encoding NblA/ycf18 family protein, with product MMDFPVELTLEQQFRLKNLKDQVKNLSQQEAQEFLLEVLRQMMVKDNLVKHLLKQA from the coding sequence ATGATGGATTTTCCAGTCGAACTAACCTTAGAACAACAGTTTCGCTTAAAGAACTTGAAAGACCAGGTAAAGAACTTGAGTCAACAAGAAGCTCAGGAATTTTTATTAGAAGTTTTACGGCAGATGATGGTAAAAGATAATTTGGTCAAACATCTCCTAAAACAAGCTTGA
- a CDS encoding phycobiliprotein lyase → MDAMEFFQLSAGKWRSQRATHHLAFKRSETGESDIQVETLEANHPEIIELCQYHEIDPSLSVGGSRVRWLGTMAWDREGEDNHQGKTIFAIVPDGDNPRSGKLLRERGYAEIVPVVGLFHMDDEDGLVLTTEYETMSSIERFWFASPNMRMRTSTVKRFGGFSTASFCTESRIENSVEVSNTEQVTERVGQDVLEKRQFYSVLGW, encoded by the coding sequence ATAGACGCAATGGAATTTTTCCAGCTAAGTGCTGGTAAGTGGCGATCGCAACGGGCAACTCATCATTTGGCATTCAAGCGCTCAGAAACGGGAGAATCGGATATACAGGTAGAAACTCTGGAAGCCAATCATCCAGAAATCATTGAACTGTGTCAGTATCATGAAATTGACCCCAGCCTTTCAGTAGGAGGGTCGCGTGTGCGTTGGCTAGGCACAATGGCTTGGGATAGAGAGGGTGAAGATAACCATCAGGGAAAAACCATATTTGCGATCGTGCCTGATGGCGATAACCCAAGGTCCGGCAAATTACTCCGCGAAAGAGGCTATGCCGAGATTGTGCCTGTAGTCGGTCTTTTTCACATGGATGATGAAGATGGACTAGTGTTGACAACCGAATACGAAACAATGAGTTCCATTGAGAGATTCTGGTTCGCCAGCCCAAATATGCGAATGCGAACCAGTACGGTAAAACGGTTTGGTGGTTTTAGTACAGCATCGTTTTGTACTGAAAGCCGCATTGAGAATTCTGTTGAGGTTTCCAACACAGAACAGGTAACAGAAAGAGTTGGGCAGGATGTTCTGGAAAAAAGACAGTTTTATTCAGTTTTGGGCTGGTGA
- a CDS encoding phycobilisome rod-core linker polypeptide: MAIPLLEYEPSSQNQRVAGYEVPGDEQPRIFTTDNILSPSDLGDLIEAAYRQLFFYAFAADRETYLESQLRNGQITVRDFVRGLVLSDTFKRSFYDLNNNYRFVEQVIQRVLGRDPYNEREKIAWSIVVATKGIRGFVDEVLNTEEYLSNFGYSTVPYQRRRILPSQSAGELPFNIKSPRYEDYHRAKLGFPQIIWQVEVRRFLPQEQKPKAGDPALFLSMAQSVNATGNTPQRISSFNIDIEKSVPYRQLAGIK, translated from the coding sequence ATGGCAATTCCTCTGTTAGAATATGAACCTTCAAGTCAAAACCAGCGTGTCGCTGGATATGAAGTACCGGGTGATGAACAGCCGAGGATTTTTACTACAGACAATATCCTGTCTCCATCAGATTTAGGCGATTTGATCGAAGCAGCATATCGTCAACTTTTCTTTTATGCTTTTGCTGCCGATCGCGAAACATATTTAGAGTCTCAACTCCGTAATGGACAAATTACAGTACGGGACTTTGTTCGTGGATTAGTGCTTTCCGATACCTTTAAGAGAAGTTTCTACGACCTCAACAATAATTATCGCTTTGTTGAGCAGGTAATTCAGCGCGTTCTAGGACGCGACCCATACAACGAGCGCGAAAAAATTGCTTGGTCAATTGTGGTCGCTACCAAAGGTATTAGAGGCTTTGTTGATGAAGTTCTCAACACTGAAGAGTACCTGAGCAATTTTGGATACTCCACAGTGCCCTATCAACGCCGTCGGATACTACCATCTCAATCTGCGGGTGAGTTGCCATTTAACATCAAATCTCCGCGATACGAAGATTACCACCGTGCTAAACTGGGCTTCCCCCAAATCATTTGGCAGGTCGAAGTACGCAGATTCCTTCCACAAGAGCAAAAGCCAAAAGCTGGCGATCCAGCTCTGTTTTTGTCTATGGCACAAAGTGTCAATGCAACTGGCAATACACCACAAAGAATCTCGTCATTCAACATCGATATCGAAAAGTCTGTACCTTATCGCCAGTTAGCTGGAATTAAGTAA
- a CDS encoding RluA family pseudouridine synthase → MHCTDTKGDRIDRFLSQELPDLSRSRIQQLIEQGNVQLNDKVCTSKKINVKLGDRITLEIPEAQPLELLAEDIPLDILYEDDQLLILNKPAGLVVHPAPGHPDGTLVNALLAHCPNLPGIGGVQRPGIVHRLDKDTTGAIAIAKTEVAHHHLQAQLKAKTARREYLGVVYGAPKGENGTIDLPIGRHPQDRKKMAIMSIEQGGRSAVTHWQVLERLGNFTLIRFQLETGRTHQIRVHSAKMGHPIVGDPVYSSGHSVGVNLTGQALHAWRLRLQHPISGEMIEVTATPPTQFTKLLEMLKKRTTL, encoded by the coding sequence ATACACTGCACCGACACTAAAGGCGATCGCATTGACCGTTTCCTTTCCCAAGAATTACCAGATTTATCCCGTTCGCGTATCCAACAGTTAATCGAACAGGGTAATGTCCAACTTAATGATAAAGTTTGCACTTCTAAGAAAATCAATGTCAAGCTAGGCGATCGCATCACTCTGGAAATCCCAGAAGCACAACCCCTAGAACTGCTAGCAGAAGATATCCCTTTAGATATTCTCTACGAAGATGACCAATTACTCATTCTCAACAAACCCGCAGGTTTAGTTGTCCATCCCGCACCCGGACATCCAGATGGCACGCTGGTAAATGCTTTGTTGGCTCATTGTCCCAATTTACCAGGAATTGGCGGAGTCCAACGTCCGGGAATCGTCCATCGATTGGATAAGGATACAACGGGAGCGATCGCGATCGCAAAAACAGAAGTTGCCCATCATCATTTACAAGCCCAACTCAAAGCTAAAACCGCACGCAGAGAATACTTGGGTGTGGTTTACGGTGCGCCAAAAGGTGAAAATGGCACAATAGACTTACCCATTGGTCGCCATCCACAAGACCGCAAGAAAATGGCTATTATGTCTATTGAACAAGGCGGACGATCTGCCGTCACTCATTGGCAAGTACTAGAACGCCTCGGTAACTTCACCTTAATCCGCTTCCAACTAGAAACTGGACGCACCCATCAAATCCGCGTCCACAGTGCTAAAATGGGTCATCCCATCGTTGGCGACCCAGTTTATAGTTCTGGTCATTCAGTGGGCGTAAATTTGACCGGTCAAGCACTCCACGCTTGGCGACTAAGATTGCAGCATCCCATATCCGGCGAGATGATTGAGGTGACAGCCACTCCTCCCACCCAATTTACAAAACTTTTGGAGATGTTAAAAAAACGAACTACACTTTAG
- a CDS encoding Uma2 family endonuclease: protein MVTLQLKQIRVPAGQRIILEDVSWQVFEAILNELGEHRGSRVAYSEGTLEIMAPLPEHERAKVIIGDLVKALLDELDRNWESLGSTTFKRKETSAGIEPDDCFYIQNYQLMIGKDKIDLTVDPPPDLAIEIDVTSKTQISAYQALRVPEIWRYENKNLEISLLQGEQYVKSLTSATFPNFPIIELIPRFVEMARTTGMSSALKGFRQWVREQIEDSQGE, encoded by the coding sequence ATGGTTACTCTTCAACTCAAACAAATTCGAGTTCCAGCAGGGCAAAGAATAATCCTGGAAGATGTGAGTTGGCAAGTATTTGAAGCAATCCTCAATGAGTTAGGAGAACATCGCGGGAGTCGAGTAGCATACAGCGAAGGAACGCTAGAAATTATGGCTCCATTACCAGAACATGAACGAGCTAAGGTAATTATTGGAGACTTAGTGAAAGCCTTGCTAGATGAACTCGATCGAAATTGGGAATCTTTAGGTTCAACCACTTTTAAGCGAAAAGAGACAAGTGCGGGTATTGAACCTGATGATTGTTTTTATATTCAAAACTATCAGCTAATGATCGGGAAAGACAAGATTGACTTAACAGTTGATCCTCCTCCTGATTTAGCGATTGAAATTGATGTCACCTCTAAAACCCAAATTAGTGCATATCAGGCTTTGAGAGTGCCTGAAATTTGGCGATATGAAAACAAAAATTTAGAAATTAGCTTGCTGCAAGGTGAGCAATATGTAAAATCTCTCACAAGCGCCACATTTCCTAATTTTCCTATCATTGAACTAATTCCCCGATTTGTGGAAATGGCGCGAACCACAGGAATGAGTTCAGCACTTAAAGGGTTTCGACAATGGGTAAGAGAACAGATAGAAGATAGTCAGGGTGAATAA
- a CDS encoding DUF952 domain-containing protein, producing the protein MNTILHITKRQQWEDAKILGSYHADSLESEGFMHCSKSTQILKVAHRFFNNQKELVILFIDSEKVQAEIRYEEAEIGELFPHIYGELNIDAVYQVIDFEAGEDGLFELPQEVINLEE; encoded by the coding sequence ATGAACACCATCCTCCACATTACCAAACGCCAACAATGGGAAGACGCGAAAATACTCGGCAGCTATCACGCTGATTCGCTAGAGAGTGAAGGTTTTATGCACTGTTCAAAGTCAACGCAAATACTCAAAGTTGCACATAGATTTTTTAATAACCAAAAAGAATTGGTAATACTGTTTATTGATTCTGAGAAAGTCCAAGCTGAAATTCGTTATGAAGAGGCTGAAATTGGCGAATTATTTCCTCATATTTATGGTGAGTTAAATATTGATGCTGTGTATCAAGTGATTGATTTTGAAGCTGGGGAAGATGGTTTATTTGAGTTGCCGCAAGAAGTTATAAATTTAGAAGAATAA